A region from the Enterobacteriaceae endosymbiont of Donacia clavipes genome encodes:
- the rpoZ gene encoding DNA-directed RNA polymerase subunit omega has protein sequence MARITVEKAVKKIGNRFDLVIVASKRARQIQIRGKIPLLVEKNDKTTILALREIEQGLINKKIINKYEKNTEKKLETIDLHNY, from the coding sequence ATGGCTAGAATTACAGTAGAAAAAGCTGTTAAAAAAATAGGTAATAGATTTGATTTAGTTATTGTTGCTTCTAAAAGAGCAAGACAAATACAAATAAGAGGAAAAATTCCATTATTAGTAGAAAAAAATGATAAAACAACTATTTTAGCATTAAGAGAAATTGAACAAGGTTTAATTAATAAAAAAATAATTAATAAGTATGAAAAAAATACAGAAAAAAAATTGGAAACAATAGACTTACATAATTATTAA
- the ppa gene encoding inorganic diphosphatase — MNFKNISSGKNIPNDINVIIEISLNSNPVKYEINKKNGVLFVDRFILTPMFYPFNYGYINNTLSLDKDPLDVVVITQYPILPGSVIRCRPIGLLNMIDESGNDNKIIAVPHKKISKEYYLIKNIKDLSILLQEQIIYFFKHYKDLEKGKWCKINGWEDLKKAHEEILFSINKFKKNNIN; from the coding sequence ATGAATTTTAAAAATATTTCTTCTGGAAAAAATATTCCTAATGATATTAATGTAATAATTGAAATATCTTTAAATTCAAATCCAGTAAAATATGAAATTAATAAAAAAAATGGAGTATTATTTGTTGATCGTTTTATTCTTACTCCAATGTTTTATCCATTTAATTATGGATATATAAATAATACCTTATCCTTAGATAAGGATCCTTTAGATGTAGTTGTAATAACTCAATATCCGATTTTACCTGGTTCTGTAATTAGATGTCGTCCTATAGGATTATTAAATATGATAGATGAATCTGGTAATGATAATAAAATAATTGCAGTACCACATAAAAAAATTTCTAAAGAATACTATTTAATAAAAAATATTAAAGATTTATCTATTTTATTACAAGAACAAATTATATATTTTTTTAAACATTATAAAGATTTAGAAAAAGGAAAATGGTGTAAAATTAATGGTTGGGAAGATTTAAAAAAAGCACATGAAGAAATTTTATTTTCTATTAATAAATTTAAAAAAAATAATATTAATTAG